The genomic region GCAGAAGTGTAATCGATCCCAGCCCGCGAGCAACCCGCAACGATCGCAACCCGAGGCCGCAGTGGTGGCGCAGTGTAATCGATCCCAGCCCGCGAGCAACCCGCAACAGAAGCCGCCGGCCTGGTTGCGATAAAACAAGTGTAATCGATCCCAGCCCGCGAGCAACCCGCAACTGCCGACGCTGCTTCAGATGCGGGTGCTCAAGTGTAATCGATCCCAGCCCGCGAGCAACCCGCAACGCGTGTCAACGGCGTGACGTCCATCATCGAGCAGGCGCGAGCCGGCCAATCGGGAACTCGCGCTGGTGACGATGTGGAAGAGAAAGGGCGGCCCCCGGGGACGAACCGGTGCCCCGCCCGAAGGCGGTCCCCAGTTCTTACGTCCGGAACGACCCCCGGGTGGCCGGGAGATTCTTTCGCCCGCACCCGGCTCCTTCAAGCCGGTCAGCCGCATGACGCGCCGCGAGGCGGAACCCTTCCGCACGATGCGGGGAGGTCTCGTGGTCGCACTTCGCCGACACGCCCGCCCCGCCGCGGAAGGGGGGTCACGCTGACGGCGGGCGGCGCGCGCTTCGTGCTCGAACGTGCGCTTCGTGCCCTGTTTGCGTCCGCGCGTTCCTTGCGCTCCGGGTCCGATCATCCTGCCCGCACCTCCACACCCTTCGGCAACCCGGTCGTCCCGTGCCCTCCGGCCGCCCCGGCCACGTCCGACGCGGTTCTCAGGGGCAAAAAGCCCCATTTCGGGCTTTGGAAGGCGTCGCGGCAACTCCTGACCTTCGAACATGAACTCCTGATCTTCGAACCTGAACTCCTCAGGTTCGAACCTGAGCTCCTGATCTTCGAACCTGAACTCCTCAGGTTCGAACCTGAGCTCCTGATCTTCGAACCTGAACTCCTCAGGTTCGAACCTGAACTCCTGATCTTCGAACATGAACTCCTCGGAAGGCGTGCCGAACTCCTCATCACGGCCCCCGGACGCCTCGGATGGCGCCCCGGGAACCCCGCCTTCGCCCGGTAACTCCGCGCCGCGCGACGCGCAACTCCCGCCGAGCGTCCGGGAACAGGCGGGGGATGCAGAGGGCAAAGAGCGGGTGGCAACGCGCAAAGGGCAGAGCGCGAAGAGGGAGGGCGTCCGGTCCTCCGGACCCTCTTCCGTTCCCCTCCGCGCCCTCCGCGTTCAGTTCCACCAGCGTTCGTCGCGCCCTCTGCGTTCAACCCGTCTCACGCTCAGGCGGGCGGCGCGGCCTCCGCGCCCGTCAGTTCCCGCGCCCGACCGAGCGCGCCGTCGATGTGGCTGAACATGTTCTCCAGCCCGAACACCCGGTCCAGCCCCGCACGCACGATCGCGTTCAGCGGCTGCGCGTGCACGCCCGAGAGCACCAGCGTCGTCCCCTGCCGGCGGCACTTGTGGTGGAACTCCTCCAGCGCGTGCAGGCCCGTCGCGTCGATCGCGGGAACCTTGCGCATCCGGAGGATGAAGACCCTCGGCGGCCGCTCCAGCCCCTGCAGCGTGTCCTTCAGACGGTCCGCCACGCCGAAGAAGAACGGGCCGTTGATCTCGTAGACCTCCACCCCGGGCGGCACGACCCGCTTGTCGATCGAGTCGGGGTCGTCAACGGGCTTGTCGCCGTTGGCGTCGGAAAGCTCGCGCGTGATCGCCGCCACGTTCGAGACGTCCGCCATCCGCTTCATGAAGAGCATCGCCGCCAGCACCATCCCCACGCCGACCGCGATCGTCAGGTCCGTGAAGACCGTCAGCCCGAACGTCGTCAGCAGCACCACCACGTCGCTGCGCGGGGCCGTGAGCAGCGAACGGAAGCGGTCGATCTCGCTCATGTTCCACGCCACCACCAGCAGCACCGCCGAGAGCGTCGGCAGCGGCACCAGCTTCGCCAGCGGCGCGGCCGCCAGCATCACCCCCAGCAGCGTCAGCGCGTGCACCATCCCCGCCAGCGGCGTCCGGCCCCCGGACTTGATGTTCGTGACCGTGCGCGCGATCGCCCCCGTCGCCGGAAGCCCCCAGAAGCACGCCGACGCGACGTTCGCCGCGCCCGTCGCCACCAGCTCGCAGTCGGACTTGTGCCGGTAGCCCGTCATCCCGTCCGCCACCACCGCCGAGAGCAGGCTCTCGATCCCCGCGAGGATCGCGATCGTCGTCGCGGCGGGGATCAGCTCGCGGATCAGCTCCGGGCTGAACGCCGGCAGGTGCGGCCGCGGCAGCGTGCCCGGGATGCCCCCGAACCGCGAGCCGACCGTCTGCACCGCGCCGCCCGACGAGGCGTCGAGCTTCAGCAGCCAGACCGCCAGCGAGGCCAGCACGACGGCCACGATCGGGCCGGGGATGCGCGGGAGCCAGCGGCGGAACGCGAGGATCACCGCGAGCGACGCCACGCCGACGATCAGCGTCGGCCAGTTCAGCGTGTCGAGACTGGCGGCGAGCGTCTGCACCTTGGGCACGAAGTCGGCCGGGAGCGAAACGGGCAGGCCATCGATGTCGTGCGGCGTCAGACCCAGGAAGTCCTTCACCTGCGAGGTGGCGATGATGACCGCGATCCCCGCCGTGAAGCCGGTGACCACGGGATACGGGATGAACTTGATCATCGCCCCGAAGCGCGCGAAGCCCATGACCGCCGTGATGACCCCCGCCATGAGCGTCGCGGTGGCGAGGCCCGCGTAGCCGTGCTGGTCGGCGATGCCGTAGACGATCACGATGAACGCGCCCGTCGGCCCGCCGATCTGCACGCGGCTGCCGCCGAGCGCGGAGATCAGGAACCCGGCGACGACGGCGGTAAAGAGGCCCATCGCGGGCGGCGTGAGCCACGGATGAATCGCGGCCAGTTCCGCCGCGACGTGCTCGGGGATCGACGCGATCCCGAACGCCATCGCCAGCGGCAGCGCGACGATGCCGACGGTCAGCCCGGCCGCGAGATCGCCCGCGAGCAGGCGCGCCGTATAGCCCTCGCGGAGACAGACGATCGACTTGGGAAGGAACCGCGGCACGCGATGCCCCGGCCGACGGAGGACGATCCCCACGCCGGCGGACGAGCCGAACTGTACCCGGCAGGCTCGGTTCGGCAAGCCCGCCGCCGCTTTGCCAGCGGGCGACGGATCGCTTACGCTTCCTCGCAGAGGCAGCCCGAACCCCAGCGCGAAGCGCGAACGGAGCAGCCCGGCGGCCGGGCCGGGGTCGCGGCGCAGCCACGGCGGAGAGCGATGCCCAAACGCACGGACATCCACACGATCCTGGTCATCGGGTCCGGGCCGATCGTCATCGGGCAGGGGTGCGAGTTCGACTACTCGGGGGCGCAGGCCTGCAAGGCCCTGCGCGACGAGGGCTACCGCATCGTCCTCGTCAACTCGAACCCCGCGACCATCATGACCGACCCGGCCTTCAGCGACCGGACCTACGTCGAGCCGGTCACGCCCGAGACCGTCCGCAAGATCGTCGAGAAGGAACGGAGCCTGGGCACGCCGATCGACGCGATCCTGCCCACGCTCGGCGGCCAGACCGCGCTCAACTGCGCCTGCGCCCTCTGGGACGGCGGCACGCTGGGAGAGTTCGGCATCGAGATGATCGGGGCGAGCCGAGAGGTCATCCACCGCGCCGAGGACCGCGAGGCGTTCAAGCGAGTCTGCGAGTCGATCGGCCTGGCGACGCCGCCGTCGCGGGCGGTGAACTCGCTGGACGAGGCCCTGGCCGCGCTGGACCGGCTCGGCCTGCCCGCCATCGTGCGCCCCGCGTTCACGCTCGGCGGGTGGGGAGGCGGCATCGCCTACAACCGCGAGGAGTTCGAGACGCTGGTGCGGCGCGGGCTGTCGGCCAGCATGATCGGGCAGGTCCAGGTGGACCGCTCGCTGATCGGCTGGAAGGAGTACGAGCTCGAGGTCGTGCGCGACCGGCGCGACAACTGCATCATCGTCTGCTCGATCGAGAACATCGACCCCATGGGCGTGCACACGGGCGACTCGATCACCGTGGCCCCCGCCCTCACGCTCACCGACAAGGAATACCAGGCGATGCGCGACGCCGCCATCGCCGTGATGCGGGCGGTCGGCGTCGAGACGGGCGGCTCCAACGTCCAGTTCGCCGTCAACCCCAAGCCCGAGGACGGCCGGTTCCACATGGTCGTCGTCGAGATGAACCCGCGCGTCAGCCGCTCCTCCGCCCTCGCCAGCAAGGCGACCGGCTTCCCCATCGCCAAGATCGCGGCCAAGCTCGCCGTCGGCTACACCCTCGACGAACTCCGCAACGACGTGACGGGCACGACCAGCGCGTGCTTCGAGCCGGCCATCGACTACGTCGTCACCAAGATCCCGCGATGGACCTTCGAGAAGTTCCCCGAAGCGGACGAGACGCTGACGACGCAGATGAAGTCCGTCGGCGAGGTCATGGCCATCGGTCGGACCTTCAAGGAGAGTTTCCAGAAGGCGATCCGCTCGCTCGACGTCAAGCGCTTCGGCTTCGGGCTGGACCGCAACGACAAGTGGCTGACCGCGATGCGGGCGGTCGAGGAGCAGCAGCTCGTGCTGGACTTCTCGCCGGGCGCCAAGCCGGGCACCGGCTCCGCCAGCGCGACAGGCCTGCGCACCGCCGACGGCCAGCCCATCGAGTGGCCCATCCCGATCGACAAGCTGGTGCGCAAGCTGACCGTCCCCTGCCAGGGACGGCCGTACTTCATCCGCTACGCCCTCAAGATGGGCTGGAGCGTGAACCGCGTCGCCGAGTTGACGAAGATCGATCCGTTCTTCATCGACCAGATGGCGCAGCTCGTCGAGTTCGAGGACGAGCTGTGCTCGTTCGCCGCGCTCGAGGACGTGCCGCGCGAAACGCTGCTCGAAGCGAAGCGGCTCGGGTACTCCGACGCGCAACTGGCGAACCTCTACCTCCGCCGCATCAGCAGCGAGACGATCCTGAAAGTTCGGGCACGCCGGCAGGAACTCGGCGTCCGGCCCGCCTTCCGCCTCGTGGACACCTGCGCCGCCGAGTTCGAGGCCGTCACGCCGTACTACTACAGCACCTACGAGGAAGGGGTTGACGACGGGGTGATGGATCACGGGACCGAGGCATCGGGGCCGGGAGCGACGGACGCCGACGAGGTGCGGGTCTCGACGAAACCGAAGGTCGTCATCCTCGGCGGCGGGCCGAACCGCATCGGCCAGGGCATCGAGTTCGATTACTGCTGCGTGCACGCCGCCTTCGCCGCACGCGACCTCGGCTTCGAGTCGGTGATGATCAACTGCAACCCGGAGACCGTCTCCACCGATTACGACAC from Synechococcales cyanobacterium CNB harbors:
- the sulP gene encoding sulfate permease; the protein is MPRFLPKSIVCLREGYTARLLAGDLAAGLTVGIVALPLAMAFGIASIPEHVAAELAAIHPWLTPPAMGLFTAVVAGFLISALGGSRVQIGGPTGAFIVIVYGIADQHGYAGLATATLMAGVITAVMGFARFGAMIKFIPYPVVTGFTAGIAVIIATSQVKDFLGLTPHDIDGLPVSLPADFVPKVQTLAASLDTLNWPTLIVGVASLAVILAFRRWLPRIPGPIVAVVLASLAVWLLKLDASSGGAVQTVGSRFGGIPGTLPRPHLPAFSPELIRELIPAATTIAILAGIESLLSAVVADGMTGYRHKSDCELVATGAANVASACFWGLPATGAIARTVTNIKSGGRTPLAGMVHALTLLGVMLAAAPLAKLVPLPTLSAVLLVVAWNMSEIDRFRSLLTAPRSDVVVLLTTFGLTVFTDLTIAVGVGMVLAAMLFMKRMADVSNVAAITRELSDANGDKPVDDPDSIDKRVVPPGVEVYEINGPFFFGVADRLKDTLQGLERPPRVFILRMRKVPAIDATGLHALEEFHHKCRRQGTTLVLSGVHAQPLNAIVRAGLDRVFGLENMFSHIDGALGRARELTGAEAAPPA
- the carB gene encoding carbamoyl-phosphate synthase large subunit, whose amino-acid sequence is MPKRTDIHTILVIGSGPIVIGQGCEFDYSGAQACKALRDEGYRIVLVNSNPATIMTDPAFSDRTYVEPVTPETVRKIVEKERSLGTPIDAILPTLGGQTALNCACALWDGGTLGEFGIEMIGASREVIHRAEDREAFKRVCESIGLATPPSRAVNSLDEALAALDRLGLPAIVRPAFTLGGWGGGIAYNREEFETLVRRGLSASMIGQVQVDRSLIGWKEYELEVVRDRRDNCIIVCSIENIDPMGVHTGDSITVAPALTLTDKEYQAMRDAAIAVMRAVGVETGGSNVQFAVNPKPEDGRFHMVVVEMNPRVSRSSALASKATGFPIAKIAAKLAVGYTLDELRNDVTGTTSACFEPAIDYVVTKIPRWTFEKFPEADETLTTQMKSVGEVMAIGRTFKESFQKAIRSLDVKRFGFGLDRNDKWLTAMRAVEEQQLVLDFSPGAKPGTGSASATGLRTADGQPIEWPIPIDKLVRKLTVPCQGRPYFIRYALKMGWSVNRVAELTKIDPFFIDQMAQLVEFEDELCSFAALEDVPRETLLEAKRLGYSDAQLANLYLRRISSETILKVRARRQELGVRPAFRLVDTCAAEFEAVTPYYYSTYEEGVDDGVMDHGTEASGPGATDADEVRVSTKPKVVILGGGPNRIGQGIEFDYCCVHAAFAARDLGFESVMINCNPETVSTDYDTSDLLFFEPLTLEDVLNVVERLNTGGGVRGVVVQFGGQTPLNLAHGLVTAGVPILGTSLDSIDLAEDRDRFDKLLGSLHLQRPASGVARSLEQAVEIAGRIGYPVLVRPSYVLGGRGMEICPDEKALRHYVTNALDLSGLDDAPILIDKFLDGAVEVDVDVVADFAPAGAQGDQQAGRQAIVCGVMEHIEHAGVHSGDSSCTVPPWSLPRRLTERIRQISRDLARSLRVCGLMNVQVAVKDDEVFILEVNPRASRTVPYVGKAKHAPWTSIAAKAMMGVPLAEQGARELPDTGTFAVKAPVFPFQKFPGVDFVLGPEMRSTGEVMGIDISMPVAYLKALHAAGVNLPREGGVFISVREEDRTRIVDVARSLLAMGFKVFTTPGTGEALRRHGMKPTVLQKIAAGARPNVLDLMADGQIRLVINTPTRTGWGTDEGKIRANAVRLSLPMITTATAAAAAVRAIEARRAGEWDVAALQDYAAAASDRLPPLPIVTANVAPATT